A section of the Pseudomonas sp. Q1-7 genome encodes:
- a CDS encoding HlyD family efflux transporter periplasmic adaptor subunit: MMLPALRPDLQLSPAAPGLDGAPQWTLADPLRGRYFKLGAVAVRLLRHWTLGEPQRVLDAANAEPGMPLGAAELEEMLRFLRGHDLIAAADEEQRASYGLKAGASKQSLWNRVLHQYLFFRVPLWRPDAFLNRAWPVLERHGPWLLRGGLPLLFALGLFLVARDWQRFIATFPHLFSLGGALAFGVALTFAKLCHEFGHAFMAKRAGCRVQSMGLAFMVLLPMFYTDVSDAWRVRDRRSRLLIGAGGVLAELVLAVLALLAWSLLPDGPARTSAFMLASATWITTVIINLNPFMRFDGYFLLSDLWAVDNLQQRAFALCRWRLRETLFGYGEPAPEPWSPAMKRRLLVWGYGSWLWRAVLFFGIALAVYHLFFKVLGIFLMLVELAWFIGLPIWKELLEWWQRRDQAEPRKVLFTGSALLLVLAVLVLPWRDAVEVPALLEASRTTALHAPVAARLKALHVKDGQAVEPGALLIELESPDLDSRQSIVRREIEILQLQLRRQAGRSETAADAGILEQRLAEAVAEYRGLAAQRERLQLRAPQAGVVRDLLPDLTVGRWLNPVDALARVVEPGLRLRGYLAEESLWRVKPGAEGRFIADDPARRALPVRLDEVDATGVAYLALEALASDHHGPIAVRRDAQRRAEPVQAQYGVRLSLLDDAIHPAQPLRGVAVLDGEGQSLLGAAWRRLAALGVRESGF; this comes from the coding sequence CTGATGCTGCCCGCGCTGCGCCCCGACCTGCAGCTGTCCCCGGCCGCGCCCGGGCTGGACGGCGCGCCCCAGTGGACCCTGGCCGACCCCCTGCGCGGACGCTACTTCAAGCTGGGCGCGGTGGCCGTGCGCCTGCTGCGTCACTGGACCCTGGGCGAACCGCAGCGGGTGCTGGATGCGGCCAATGCCGAGCCCGGCATGCCGCTGGGCGCCGCCGAGCTCGAGGAAATGCTGCGCTTTCTGCGCGGGCACGACCTGATCGCCGCCGCGGATGAGGAGCAACGCGCCAGCTACGGGCTGAAGGCCGGTGCCTCGAAGCAAAGCCTGTGGAACCGCGTGCTGCACCAGTACCTGTTCTTCCGCGTTCCGCTGTGGCGCCCGGATGCCTTCCTCAATCGCGCCTGGCCGGTGCTGGAGCGCCACGGCCCCTGGCTGCTGCGTGGGGGCCTGCCGCTGCTGTTCGCCCTCGGCCTGTTCCTGGTGGCGCGGGACTGGCAGCGTTTCATCGCCACCTTCCCGCACCTGTTCAGCCTCGGCGGCGCGCTGGCTTTCGGCGTCGCCCTGACCTTCGCCAAGCTTTGCCACGAATTCGGCCATGCCTTCATGGCCAAGCGCGCCGGCTGCCGCGTGCAGAGTATGGGACTGGCTTTCATGGTGCTGCTGCCGATGTTCTACACCGACGTCAGCGATGCCTGGCGGGTGCGTGACCGCCGCTCGCGACTGCTGATCGGCGCTGGCGGCGTGCTCGCCGAATTGGTGCTGGCGGTGCTGGCCCTGCTGGCCTGGTCGCTGCTGCCGGATGGCCCGGCGCGCACCTCGGCCTTCATGCTCGCCAGCGCCACCTGGATCACCACGGTGATCATCAACCTCAACCCGTTCATGCGCTTCGACGGCTACTTCCTGCTCAGCGACCTCTGGGCCGTGGACAACCTGCAGCAGCGTGCTTTCGCCCTGTGCCGCTGGCGCTTGCGCGAAACCCTGTTCGGTTATGGCGAGCCGGCCCCCGAGCCCTGGTCGCCCGCAATGAAACGGCGCTTGCTGGTCTGGGGCTACGGCTCTTGGCTGTGGCGGGCCGTGCTGTTCTTCGGCATCGCCCTGGCGGTCTACCACCTGTTCTTCAAGGTGCTGGGCATCTTCCTGATGCTGGTGGAGTTGGCCTGGTTCATCGGCCTGCCGATCTGGAAGGAGTTGCTCGAATGGTGGCAGCGGCGCGACCAGGCCGAACCGCGCAAGGTGCTGTTCACCGGCAGCGCGCTGTTGCTGGTGCTCGCAGTGCTGGTGCTGCCCTGGCGCGATGCGGTGGAAGTGCCGGCGCTGCTCGAGGCTTCCCGCACCACCGCCCTGCATGCGCCCGTGGCGGCGCGTCTGAAGGCGCTGCATGTGAAGGACGGTCAGGCGGTGGAGCCGGGCGCCTTGCTCATCGAACTGGAGTCGCCGGACCTGGATTCGCGGCAGTCCATCGTTCGCCGCGAGATCGAGATTCTCCAGTTGCAACTGCGCCGCCAGGCCGGTCGCAGCGAGACGGCCGCCGACGCCGGCATTCTCGAACAGCGCCTCGCCGAGGCCGTGGCCGAATACCGTGGCCTTGCCGCCCAGCGTGAACGCCTGCAGTTGCGCGCGCCGCAGGCCGGCGTGGTGCGCGACCTGTTGCCGGACCTGACGGTCGGGCGCTGGCTGAACCCCGTCGATGCCCTGGCGCGGGTGGTGGAGCCGGGCCTGCGCCTGCGTGGCTATCTGGCCGAAGAGTCTCTCTGGCGGGTGAAACCCGGCGCCGAAGGCCGTTTCATCGCCGATGACCCGGCGCGTCGGGCACTGCCGGTGCGCCTGGACGAAGTGGATGCCACCGGCGTCGCCTACCTGGCGCTGGAAGCCCTCGCCTCCGACCACCACGGCCCCATCGCCGTGCGCCGCGATGCCCAGCGCCGCGCCGAGCCGGTGCAGGCCCAGTACGGTGTGCGCCTGAGCCTGCTGGACGACGCCATCCACCCGGCCCAGCCCCTGCGCGGCGTGGCGGTGCTGGACGGCGAGGGGCAGTCACTGCTGGGCGCCGCCTGGCGGCGGCTGGCGGCGCTGGGGGTGAGGGAAAGTGGGTTCTGA
- a CDS encoding GNAT family N-acetyltransferase encodes MSEIKTASRSASLRRRPATPADESWLRQLFAQLRGLDPALLAACPAVLEQQWQLQQRVFASRYPGARTEVLLLEDRPVGLVTLHESDSSMRILELGLDSRYRGQGLGDDLLSSIVRDADARGKALELAVMRHNPALRLYRRLGFRPLPDGGDEVQVQMRRAPGHRV; translated from the coding sequence ATGAGCGAGATAAAGACGGCCAGCCGATCCGCCAGCCTCCGGCGACGCCCCGCCACTCCGGCGGATGAATCCTGGCTGCGCCAGCTCTTCGCCCAGTTGCGCGGGCTGGACCCGGCGCTGCTCGCCGCTTGCCCTGCCGTGCTGGAGCAGCAGTGGCAACTCCAGCAACGTGTCTTCGCCAGCCGATATCCGGGAGCGCGGACCGAAGTGCTCCTGCTGGAGGACCGCCCCGTGGGGCTGGTCACCCTCCATGAAAGCGACTCGTCCATGCGAATCCTCGAACTCGGGCTCGACTCCCGGTACCGCGGCCAGGGGTTGGGGGACGATCTGCTGAGCAGCATCGTCCGGGACGCGGACGCGCGAGGCAAGGCGCTGGAGCTGGCGGTGATGCGCCACAACCCCGCCCTGCGCCTCTACCGGCGGCTGGGCTTCCGTCCCCTGCCCGACGGTGGCGACGAGGTGCAGGTGCAGATGCGCCGCGCGCCCGGTCACCGCGTCTGA
- a CDS encoding DUF6916 family protein, which produces MFIETQGLTAKMFASEVGQVFTAETVPEPVQLTLLRVVEGNSPNPGFRTPFSLVFTSPMSALLLDAQYRLKSSSGREYLLHLSPIVSSLDGLRHYQAQFN; this is translated from the coding sequence ATGTTCATCGAAACCCAGGGCCTCACCGCAAAGATGTTCGCCTCTGAGGTCGGCCAGGTCTTCACCGCCGAGACGGTGCCCGAGCCTGTGCAACTGACCTTGCTCCGAGTGGTGGAGGGCAACTCGCCCAACCCGGGGTTCCGCACGCCATTTTCACTGGTCTTCACGTCCCCGATGAGCGCGCTGCTGCTGGACGCGCAGTACCGCCTGAAAAGCTCCAGCGGTCGGGAATACCTGCTGCACCTGAGTCCGATCGTTTCTTCCCTCGACGGCCTGCGCCACTACCAGGCCCAGTTCAACTAG
- a CDS encoding phage tail protein yields the protein MDIESYLGAIAPFAGNFAPRNWMTCSGQLLPVQQNTALFSLLGVTYGGNGTQTFGLPNLSGRTAVGQGGQHPLGQMAGSEYTTLTSLNLPQHGHAATAEATVVMQASSAAATASQPDPGTTLALAQGNEGRTSVTVQIYAPAPGSVELPARAGLEATLGVSGQNLPIGVVQPFLALTPCICTQGVYPSRD from the coding sequence ATGGATATCGAAAGCTACCTCGGCGCAATCGCCCCCTTCGCCGGCAATTTCGCCCCGCGGAACTGGATGACCTGCAGCGGCCAGTTGCTGCCCGTCCAGCAGAACACGGCGCTGTTTTCGCTGCTTGGCGTTACCTACGGCGGCAACGGCACCCAGACATTCGGCCTGCCCAATCTGAGCGGGCGGACGGCGGTGGGGCAAGGCGGCCAGCATCCCCTTGGCCAGATGGCCGGCTCGGAATACACCACCCTGACCAGCCTCAACCTGCCGCAGCACGGCCATGCCGCGACCGCGGAGGCGACAGTCGTCATGCAGGCCTCCAGTGCGGCGGCGACAGCCAGCCAGCCGGATCCGGGCACCACGCTGGCCCTGGCCCAGGGGAACGAAGGCCGCACCAGCGTGACCGTGCAGATTTACGCACCCGCGCCGGGAAGCGTCGAACTGCCGGCCCGGGCGGGCCTCGAGGCAACGCTGGGCGTCAGCGGCCAGAACCTGCCCATCGGCGTGGTGCAGCCGTTCCTGGCGTTGACCCCGTGCATCTGCACCCAGGGTGTTTACCCGAGTCGCGACTGA
- a CDS encoding phage tail protein: protein MSDQSYLGSISGWAPNFAPRGWAFCQGQTLAIAQYSAVFSLLGTVYGGNGQTTFALPNLQGRVPVGAGQSPGTSQYNLGEMAGTESVTLTTAQMPAHTHTAIATATASLPASTATATSATPAADSVLAASNGASGRTPVDVKIYAPAPGSVNVPLTSAATVSVETAGGSQPFSIVQPFTVINYIICMEGVFPSRN from the coding sequence ATGAGTGACCAGTCCTATCTCGGCTCCATCAGCGGTTGGGCTCCCAACTTCGCGCCTCGCGGCTGGGCGTTCTGCCAGGGGCAGACCCTCGCCATCGCCCAATACAGTGCGGTGTTTTCCCTGCTCGGCACCGTCTACGGCGGTAACGGACAGACCACTTTCGCCCTGCCGAACCTGCAGGGCCGCGTGCCTGTGGGCGCAGGCCAGTCCCCTGGCACCTCCCAATACAACCTCGGCGAGATGGCCGGTACCGAATCGGTCACCCTGACCACCGCACAGATGCCCGCCCACACCCACACCGCCATCGCCACCGCCACCGCGTCCCTGCCCGCCAGCACGGCGACGGCAACGTCGGCGACTCCGGCAGCGGACAGCGTGCTGGCCGCATCCAATGGCGCCTCAGGCCGCACGCCCGTCGATGTGAAAATCTACGCACCGGCACCCGGTTCGGTGAATGTCCCGCTCACCAGCGCCGCCACCGTCAGCGTCGAGACCGCCGGCGGCAGCCAGCCGTTCTCCATCGTCCAGCCGTTCACCGTGATCAACTACATCATCTGCATGGAAGGGGTCTTCCCCTCCCGCAACTGA